In Psychrobacter ciconiae, the following are encoded in one genomic region:
- a CDS encoding NnrS family protein, with protein sequence MQSISLPSKPPSSPHPILNLAFRIFFSAAGLFAIVIMTAWAFIFNGYGKMDSTMLNPFYWHGHEMIFGYAIAVVAGFLLTAVKTWTGQMMPYGYRLLGIFLCWLLARLGWLAFGFGVDFGGAVGLQVWLVAALIFDGLFMLSMAGAIFRAVLAVKQYKQMGILAKLALLTLANGLCYLGIFNGNMALSKVGIYLGFYLIIGLVLTIGRRVVPFFIERGLSPDLPAPIKVKNSRWQDIASLLLFLVFFLVDVFYPNPYLLTIAALGVGLVNVKRLFGWYHPKIWQKPLLWSLFLAFLGMCISFFLFAVQPWLGFSHSLAVHALAVSGVGMMTVAMMTRVSLGHTGRSIHTPPRAVTLMFLLMALVFVSRSLLPLVDGSHYLWWVMIAQAGWIGCFVLFCFYYLPILAKRRPDGLFG encoded by the coding sequence ATGCAATCTATCTCCCTGCCATCTAAGCCGCCAAGCTCGCCGCATCCGATTTTAAATTTGGCGTTTCGGATTTTTTTTAGTGCCGCAGGGCTGTTTGCCATTGTCATTATGACCGCTTGGGCGTTCATTTTTAACGGTTATGGCAAGATGGATAGCACGATGCTTAATCCGTTTTATTGGCATGGTCATGAGATGATTTTTGGCTATGCGATTGCCGTGGTGGCAGGGTTTTTATTGACAGCGGTGAAGACTTGGACGGGGCAGATGATGCCTTATGGCTATCGCTTGCTGGGCATTTTTTTGTGTTGGCTGCTTGCAAGGCTTGGTTGGTTGGCGTTCGGCTTTGGGGTTGATTTTGGCGGGGCAGTTGGCTTACAAGTTTGGCTCGTTGCGGCGCTTATTTTTGATGGCTTATTTATGCTGTCGATGGCAGGGGCAATTTTTCGAGCAGTTTTGGCAGTTAAGCAGTATAAGCAAATGGGAATTTTAGCCAAGCTTGCGCTACTCACCCTTGCCAATGGGCTTTGCTATTTGGGCATTTTTAATGGCAATATGGCGCTGAGTAAAGTTGGCATTTATCTTGGGTTTTATTTAATTATCGGACTGGTTTTGACCATTGGTCGCCGCGTTGTGCCCTTTTTTATTGAGCGTGGGTTGAGTCCGGACTTACCGGCCCCCATAAAAGTAAAAAATAGCCGCTGGCAAGATATTGCAAGTTTGCTGCTGTTTTTGGTGTTTTTTCTTGTCGATGTGTTTTATCCTAATCCGTATCTGCTTACCATTGCCGCGCTTGGCGTGGGGCTCGTGAACGTTAAGCGTTTGTTTGGTTGGTATCATCCTAAGATTTGGCAAAAGCCGCTGCTTTGGTCGCTGTTTTTGGCATTTTTGGGAATGTGCATCAGCTTTTTCTTGTTTGCGGTGCAGCCGTGGCTTGGCTTTAGTCACAGCCTTGCCGTTCATGCCCTTGCGGTATCAGGCGTTGGCATGATGACGGTAGCCATGATGACGCGGGTATCGCTTGGGCATACGGGTCGCAGTATCCATACGCCGCCGCGCGCGGTGACGCTGATGTTTTTATTAATGGCGCTGGTGTTTGTGAGCCGATCCTTGTTGCCACTGGTTGATGGCAGTCATTATTTGTGGTGGGTGATGATTGCTCAAGCAGGTTGGATTGGCTGCTTTGTGCTATTTTGCTTTTATTATCTGCCGATTCTTGCAAAACGGCGACCCGATGGGCTGTTTGGCTAG
- a CDS encoding ankyrin repeat domain-containing protein translates to MTHALNLKALALMGAVLLSACSAMPTDDNVKKETTTQSASAAPTPQSGFRFSDAENADIANKNKLSYRIFYDKPSTGADAAWFDAVKRGDLATVKYMTQNGQDLEAKDTGSLDQTALGWAAFIGYEDMVDYLIAQGASVYATDKGDVYNVMKSAALGKNTNIVKKVHQILKSKGAVDLNDQTVENDGETLIMVAASNNRIETVKYLLSQGANPNLVATTKDKSMGSYKQGAYSYACSRGLVEMQQLLAANGAINHRTGKASCE, encoded by the coding sequence ATGACTCATGCTTTAAATTTGAAGGCTTTGGCGCTAATGGGAGCGGTACTTTTAAGTGCTTGTTCAGCAATGCCCACCGATGATAATGTCAAAAAAGAAACCACAACGCAGTCGGCAAGCGCCGCGCCAACCCCGCAATCTGGATTTCGTTTTAGCGATGCTGAAAACGCTGATATCGCCAACAAAAACAAGCTGTCTTATCGGATATTTTATGACAAGCCGTCCACAGGCGCGGATGCTGCTTGGTTTGATGCGGTAAAGCGTGGTGATTTGGCAACGGTCAAATATATGACCCAAAATGGTCAAGATTTGGAAGCCAAAGATACTGGCAGCTTGGATCAGACAGCGCTTGGTTGGGCGGCATTTATTGGTTATGAGGACATGGTGGATTATCTGATTGCTCAGGGCGCAAGTGTTTATGCGACCGATAAAGGCGATGTTTATAACGTTATGAAGTCCGCTGCACTGGGTAAAAATACCAATATCGTCAAAAAAGTCCATCAAATATTAAAATCAAAAGGCGCGGTCGATTTAAACGACCAAACGGTTGAAAATGATGGCGAAACCTTGATTATGGTTGCCGCCAGCAATAACCGGATTGAAACGGTCAAATATCTATTGTCGCAAGGCGCGAATCCCAACTTGGTCGCTACGACTAAAGACAAAAGCATGGGGTCTTATAAACAAGGCGCTTATTCTTACGCTTGTTCGCGTGGTTTGGTAGAGATGCAGCAGCTGCTTGCAGCCAACGGCGCGATAAACCATCGAACCGGAAAAGCCAGCTGTGAGTAA
- a CDS encoding RrF2 family transcriptional regulator, whose product MRLTTYSDFALRTLMYLAVVPADGMLANISDIAGSYHISKSHLTKVVHQLGKLGYIESIRGKGGGIRLAKAPEDINLGVLIRQIEPDFELVECFGQSVPPKSDLIYQEVVGCVISPECQLKRVFSEALKAFIGVLDQYSLADIVRNDAKLAALLA is encoded by the coding sequence ATGCGATTGACCACTTATAGTGATTTTGCGCTGCGAACGCTCATGTATTTGGCGGTCGTTCCGGCGGATGGCATGCTTGCCAACATCAGCGACATTGCAGGCAGTTATCACATTTCAAAAAGCCATCTAACCAAAGTCGTTCACCAATTAGGAAAGCTTGGCTATATCGAAAGTATTCGCGGTAAAGGCGGCGGTATTCGCTTAGCAAAAGCGCCTGAGGACATTAATTTGGGCGTTCTTATTCGGCAAATCGAACCTGATTTTGAGTTGGTAGAATGCTTTGGGCAATCTGTACCGCCTAAGTCTGATTTGATTTATCAAGAGGTGGTCGGCTGCGTGATTAGCCCTGAATGTCAATTAAAGCGGGTATTTTCTGAGGCGCTCAAAGCATTTATCGGCGTTCTTGACCAGTACAGCCTTGCAGATATTGTTCGCAATGATGCCAAGCTTGCAGCACTGTTGGCGTGA